Proteins encoded together in one Streptomyces sp. B1I3 window:
- a CDS encoding acyl carrier protein, producing the protein MSTSEEISALLVTRFGTDPDVIRPEVPLRQLRLDSLALEELRLLIEDRMDIDLEDVVLSSRDTVGRLVAAVSSKAGA; encoded by the coding sequence ATGAGCACCTCGGAAGAGATCAGCGCCTTGCTCGTCACCCGATTCGGGACCGATCCCGATGTCATCCGGCCCGAGGTGCCGCTGCGTCAGCTGCGGCTGGACTCACTCGCCCTGGAGGAGTTGCGGCTGCTCATCGAGGACCGGATGGACATCGACCTGGAGGACGTCGTCCTGTCCTCGCGCGACACCGTCGGCCGGCTCGTCGCGGCCGTGAGCAGCAAGGCCGGCGCGTGA
- a CDS encoding nitroreductase family protein, whose product MTFETVQAGTGAAEGSALAGPGLFATMSTMRAMRRLEPDPVPDETIEQLIQAAVWGPSGGNMQCYEYVVVTDREVMARLAPLWKRCVDAYLATTGKYAPQGMDDAAYGRMVAAIEYQRDHFADTPALIIPCYKFPEPRLEKEGLQAYAQALGPEGVAHMTSTQTRFQALAEGSCVYPGVQNLLLAARALGLAANITIWHLMLEAEWKEALGIPADTRTFAAIPVGRPQGNFGPVRRRPVADVIHRDRW is encoded by the coding sequence ATGACCTTCGAAACGGTTCAGGCCGGCACCGGCGCAGCCGAGGGCTCCGCACTCGCCGGGCCCGGCCTCTTCGCGACCATGTCCACCATGCGCGCCATGCGCCGCCTCGAGCCGGACCCCGTGCCGGACGAGACGATCGAGCAGCTCATACAGGCCGCCGTCTGGGGGCCCAGCGGCGGCAACATGCAGTGCTACGAGTACGTGGTCGTCACCGACCGCGAGGTGATGGCCCGCCTGGCCCCGCTGTGGAAGCGCTGCGTGGACGCCTATCTGGCGACGACCGGGAAGTACGCGCCCCAGGGCATGGACGACGCGGCGTACGGGCGGATGGTCGCGGCCATCGAATACCAGCGCGACCACTTCGCGGACACGCCGGCCCTGATCATCCCCTGCTACAAGTTCCCCGAGCCCCGGCTGGAGAAGGAGGGTCTGCAGGCGTACGCCCAGGCGCTCGGCCCCGAGGGGGTCGCGCACATGACGAGCACGCAGACGCGCTTCCAGGCGCTCGCCGAGGGCTCCTGTGTCTATCCGGGCGTCCAGAACCTCCTGCTCGCGGCGCGGGCGCTCGGGCTCGCCGCGAACATCACCATCTGGCACCTGATGCTGGAGGCGGAATGGAAGGAGGCGCTCGGGATCCCCGCCGATACGCGCACCTTCGCCGCGATCCCGGTGGGCCGGCCGCAGGGCAACTTCGGACCGGTCCGGCGCCGGCCGGTGGCCGACGTCATCCACCGGGACCGCTGGTAG
- a CDS encoding peptidoglycan-binding protein — MPRRPAGHTAGRTAVLAALAVTALVAAGRPAPAATTAPQPMNQAFDRAAEKFGVPRDLLAAVGYGETHLDGHAGRPSQANGYGVMHLVSNPANRSLEKAAALTGESAADLRQDTEANILGGAAVLRNHADALGLDGAERRDIDAWYPAVARYSGAQGPVAALYADTVYTFLAEGLRTTVRGGERVSVPSRPVAPEKGDLATAQVTTPSPDYPSALWLPAASANYATGRTATVDKVVIHVMQGSYAGTISWFQNAASKVSSHYVVRSSDGEVTQMVRDKDTAYHAKSANASSLGIEHEGFIDDPSWFTDSMYRSSAALTAHLCDRYGIPKDRSHVIGHSEAPGNDHTDPGANWNWTLYMQLVTGTGTTGGGGSESDGLTFGAYATQQPGSAGTQVRAAQQLLDRQGYEVGAVDGVFGPATKSAVQAFQTARGLTADGTVDTGTWTALLSAGTTPVLAEGRTGEAVKRLQRALTAALGSTVAVDGTFGSATDTAVRAYQKARGLTVDGGVGPDTWAALQTGR, encoded by the coding sequence ATGCCCCGACGCCCCGCCGGCCACACCGCAGGACGCACAGCGGTTCTGGCCGCTCTCGCCGTCACCGCCCTCGTCGCCGCCGGCCGGCCGGCCCCGGCCGCGACCACCGCCCCACAACCCATGAACCAGGCCTTCGACAGGGCGGCCGAGAAGTTCGGCGTACCGCGCGATCTGCTCGCCGCCGTCGGCTACGGCGAGACGCACCTGGACGGCCACGCCGGGCGCCCGAGCCAGGCGAACGGATACGGAGTGATGCACCTCGTCAGCAACCCGGCCAACCGCTCCCTGGAGAAGGCCGCCGCGCTGACGGGCGAGTCCGCGGCCGATCTGCGCCAGGACACCGAGGCCAACATCCTGGGCGGCGCCGCCGTGCTGCGCAACCACGCCGACGCGCTCGGCCTGGACGGGGCCGAGCGCCGGGACATCGACGCCTGGTACCCGGCCGTCGCCCGGTACAGCGGCGCGCAGGGCCCCGTCGCCGCCCTCTACGCGGACACCGTCTACACCTTCCTCGCCGAGGGTCTGCGCACGACGGTCCGGGGCGGCGAACGGGTCTCGGTGCCTTCCCGCCCGGTCGCTCCCGAGAAGGGTGACCTGGCCACCGCCCAGGTCACGACGCCGAGCCCCGACTACCCCTCGGCCCTGTGGCTGCCCGCCGCCTCCGCCAACTACGCGACGGGCCGGACGGCGACGGTCGACAAGGTGGTCATCCACGTCATGCAGGGCTCGTACGCCGGCACGATCAGCTGGTTCCAGAACGCGGCGTCGAAGGTCAGCTCCCACTACGTCGTCCGCTCCTCGGACGGCGAGGTCACCCAGATGGTGCGGGACAAGGACACCGCTTACCACGCCAAGAGCGCCAACGCCTCGTCGCTGGGCATCGAGCACGAGGGCTTCATCGACGACCCGTCGTGGTTCACCGACAGCATGTACCGCTCCTCCGCGGCGCTCACCGCCCACCTGTGCGACCGGTACGGCATCCCGAAGGACCGCTCCCACGTCATCGGGCACAGCGAGGCCCCCGGGAACGACCACACCGACCCGGGAGCCAACTGGAACTGGACCCTCTACATGCAGCTCGTCACCGGCACCGGCACGACCGGCGGCGGCGGGAGCGAGAGCGACGGGCTGACCTTCGGCGCGTACGCGACCCAGCAGCCGGGCTCGGCGGGCACGCAGGTCAGGGCCGCGCAGCAACTGCTCGACCGGCAGGGCTACGAGGTGGGCGCCGTGGACGGTGTCTTCGGCCCTGCGACGAAGTCCGCCGTGCAGGCGTTCCAGACGGCCCGCGGGCTGACCGCCGACGGCACGGTCGACACGGGGACCTGGACCGCCCTGCTCTCCGCGGGCACCACCCCGGTCCTCGCCGAGGGTCGTACGGGTGAGGCGGTGAAGCGGCTGCAGCGGGCGCTGACCGCCGCGCTCGGATCGACGGTCGCCGTCGACGGGACCTTCGGTTCGGCGACGGACACGGCCGTGCGCGCGTACCAGAAGGCGCGGGGCCTGACGGTCGACGGCGGGGTGGGACCCGACACCTGGGCGGCGCTGCAGACCGGACGCTGA
- a CDS encoding FAD-binding oxidoreductase: MAADEILVVGAGVVGASVAYHLALLGHERVTVLDARGPERLPGSTGLAPGFVGQLSVTPELAVLAKDSVATYLELSASAAEPPFRQVGCLEVATTEARLEQCYQDVEHGMALGVEAHVLDAASAVALAPALVDADQAVGGLHIPSDGAADPVALTGALVAAAERAGARFCWNTPVGALETECGRVTGVRTREDGAVVRAGRVVLATGIWGPVLAATAGVRLPMVSVQHPYLFTAERPELDDTPIDTPIVRYPDQSVYTRRHGRRYGLGSYAHPPLPMEPTSGLATAERPFRELDFGTALAEATGLVPAFRDAPLGRRLNGVFAMTPDELPLVGPAAGVPGLWFAEASWITHAAGVGRQLAGQLLGTGGTPVDPARLDPGRFDTWDERKVRETALGHYRSVYDAH, translated from the coding sequence ATGGCAGCGGACGAGATCCTGGTGGTCGGAGCCGGAGTGGTGGGAGCCTCGGTCGCGTACCACCTGGCCCTGCTCGGTCACGAGCGCGTGACCGTGCTGGATGCCCGGGGGCCGGAGCGGTTGCCCGGATCGACCGGTCTGGCGCCCGGCTTCGTCGGCCAGCTCAGTGTGACGCCGGAGCTGGCCGTACTGGCCAAGGACAGCGTCGCCACCTACCTCGAGCTCTCCGCCTCCGCGGCCGAACCGCCCTTCCGCCAGGTCGGCTGCCTGGAGGTGGCGACCACCGAGGCGCGGCTGGAACAGTGCTACCAGGACGTCGAGCACGGCATGGCGCTGGGTGTCGAGGCGCACGTGCTGGACGCGGCGTCGGCCGTGGCGCTCGCCCCTGCGCTGGTCGACGCCGACCAGGCCGTCGGGGGCCTGCACATCCCGTCCGACGGCGCGGCGGACCCGGTCGCGCTGACCGGCGCACTGGTCGCCGCGGCGGAGCGGGCCGGTGCGCGCTTCTGCTGGAACACCCCGGTCGGTGCGCTGGAGACCGAGTGCGGCCGCGTCACCGGAGTACGCACGCGTGAGGACGGCGCCGTGGTGCGGGCCGGGCGGGTGGTGCTCGCCACCGGGATCTGGGGGCCCGTGCTCGCGGCGACCGCCGGTGTCCGGCTGCCCATGGTAAGCGTGCAGCACCCGTACCTGTTCACCGCCGAACGCCCCGAGCTGGACGACACCCCCATCGACACCCCCATCGTGCGCTACCCCGACCAGTCGGTGTACACCCGCCGCCACGGCCGCCGCTACGGGCTGGGCAGCTACGCGCACCCGCCGCTGCCCATGGAGCCAACCTCCGGCCTCGCCACCGCCGAACGTCCGTTCAGGGAACTGGACTTCGGCACCGCCCTGGCCGAGGCCACCGGCCTCGTGCCCGCCTTCCGCGACGCGCCGCTGGGACGCCGCCTCAACGGGGTCTTCGCCATGACGCCGGACGAACTCCCGCTGGTGGGCCCGGCAGCCGGTGTCCCCGGGCTGTGGTTCGCGGAGGCGAGCTGGATCACCCATGCCGCAGGTGTCGGCCGGCAGTTGGCCGGACAGCTGCTGGGGACCGGCGGAACACCGGTGGACCCCGCCCGGCTCGACCCCGGGCGCTTCGACACCTGGGACGAGCGCAAGGTGCGCGAGACGGCGCTCGGCCACTACCGGAGCGTGTACGACGCCCACTGA
- a CDS encoding FG-GAP repeat protein translates to MTHRRHAAVAAASFLLLTGLGIAAPSPAFAGTPGGTHADDRNSDFDGDGYDDVLTGAPGGTDGGRKGAGYISVQYGAANGIGTATSTPRVRTAVFGQASSGVPGSAEAGDGFGAAVATGDLDADGYDDAVVAAPGEDEGAVADAGRVTVLYGSRTGLSTARSTTMRAAAPEADARFGLALAAARLTGATPGDALVVADRGGADLFVHTAGALRPAGRLDTSGSPGGVRIRPASLTTGDYDDDGYADLFVAGISLEEDQRGRSALYAGGADGPAYVRDLSGGPATASGDINDDGYDDFVYGKPDRLADVYEPLNGGYVGVYLGSDQGMRDYDELGTPSQVWAQYTAGVPGTAELGDGFGADVSLADIDGDGYADLAVGVPGEDIGSVADAGGVRVLRGSAAGLTAARARSFDQDSAGIPGTAEKGDRWGAQVRLADTDADGRAELLAAAPGENTSDGVVWVLPAATTGTVSTGSWSYGGGSLGASGADARYGEAIDE, encoded by the coding sequence ATGACCCACCGGCGTCACGCGGCCGTTGCCGCCGCGTCCTTCCTCCTCCTGACGGGCCTCGGCATCGCGGCCCCCTCCCCGGCCTTCGCGGGCACGCCCGGCGGCACGCACGCCGACGACCGCAACAGCGACTTCGACGGTGACGGGTACGACGACGTCCTGACCGGTGCTCCGGGTGGCACCGACGGCGGACGCAAGGGCGCCGGCTACATCAGCGTCCAGTACGGCGCCGCGAACGGCATAGGCACCGCCACCAGCACGCCCAGGGTCCGCACCGCCGTCTTCGGTCAGGCGAGCTCCGGCGTCCCGGGCAGCGCCGAGGCGGGTGACGGCTTCGGCGCGGCCGTCGCCACCGGGGACCTCGACGCCGACGGGTACGACGACGCGGTCGTCGCCGCGCCGGGTGAGGACGAGGGCGCGGTGGCCGACGCCGGCCGCGTGACCGTCCTGTACGGCTCCAGGACCGGGCTGTCCACGGCCCGCTCCACCACCATGAGGGCCGCCGCCCCCGAGGCGGACGCCCGGTTCGGTCTCGCCCTCGCCGCCGCCCGGCTCACCGGAGCCACACCGGGTGATGCCCTGGTCGTGGCCGACCGCGGGGGTGCGGACCTGTTCGTCCACACCGCCGGCGCCCTGCGGCCGGCCGGCCGCCTGGACACGAGCGGCTCCCCCGGGGGTGTGAGGATCAGGCCCGCTTCCCTGACGACCGGCGACTACGACGACGACGGGTACGCCGACCTGTTCGTGGCCGGGATCAGCCTGGAGGAGGACCAGCGCGGACGGTCGGCCCTGTACGCGGGCGGCGCCGACGGTCCGGCGTACGTCCGCGACCTGTCAGGCGGCCCCGCCACGGCCTCGGGGGACATCAACGACGACGGGTACGACGACTTCGTCTACGGCAAGCCCGACCGGCTCGCCGACGTCTACGAGCCCCTCAACGGCGGCTACGTCGGCGTCTACCTGGGCAGCGACCAGGGCATGCGGGACTACGACGAGCTCGGCACCCCTTCGCAGGTGTGGGCCCAGTACACCGCCGGGGTGCCGGGCACCGCCGAGCTGGGTGACGGCTTCGGCGCCGACGTCTCCCTCGCCGACATCGACGGGGACGGTTACGCGGACCTGGCTGTGGGCGTGCCCGGCGAGGACATCGGCAGCGTGGCGGACGCGGGCGGGGTACGCGTCCTGCGCGGCTCGGCCGCCGGGCTGACCGCGGCCCGCGCGCGGTCCTTCGACCAGGACTCGGCAGGGATACCCGGGACGGCGGAGAAGGGAGACCGCTGGGGCGCCCAGGTCCGGCTCGCCGACACGGACGCCGACGGCCGTGCGGAGCTGCTGGCCGCGGCGCCCGGTGAGAACACCTCCG